The following proteins come from a genomic window of Bacteroidales bacterium:
- a CDS encoding RagB/SusD family nutrient uptake outer membrane protein: protein MKIKFFKTFLAWMVITIAVTYSSCDYLSIEGYVDKQLQLDSVFKQLRYLEAYMWGATNYLPGDEGAIFTGGYTPGPMATDEAFTLLSESTYQGMGYVMGNISSTNLGNFNNWHTWYQAIRQCNTVLQRMGECVDCLPDTDFPRILGYTKFIRAYAYYLILMNYGPFINVGDEVVANNEQVEFYDKPRDLYDDCVEYVCGQFEEAAKNLPIKHAIIDYGRPTRGAAYALVARLRLQHASEQFNGGTSARLNFGSWRRSYDDQHYIQQTYDPRRWAVAAAACKRVIYMEDIPGVKYYKLHKYDLYDHQGFGLPQNVTSDPNYYNDWNDDPFAEGVEGGAHGICPYHSYVTMFNGEAVMTSNPEFIWACQSRAMLNSTQTAFPFTVNGSSGLGITQKIIDAYSMVDGRSIYDSSNEYPYNETEFLMIEDDENGNPIEYMNPFLQYRLYGGVNNMYVNREARFYASIGFSGCFWENRSSSQVGIYDYIAHYYVDSPDGKEGVATNPERYPITGYVLKKWVHPSDAWIGAGASRFNKPYPIIRYAEILLGYAEALNQIDGSYEIEMDGKKETFTRDKNHIRRAFNAVRYRAGLPGLNEADLESPSYVYEKIKNECMIEFLCENRRYFDVRRWGDYYATESIPITGMNTNGNREIYFQRTVPSTTRIVRRVVDRKMIFLPLPNIETKRLQKFDQNPGW, encoded by the coding sequence TGAAAATAAAGTTTTTCAAGACTTTTTTGGCATGGATGGTTATCACTATTGCGGTAACATATTCGTCATGTGATTATTTGAGCATCGAAGGCTATGTAGATAAACAATTGCAACTTGATTCTGTATTTAAACAATTGCGTTATCTTGAAGCCTATATGTGGGGGGCGACAAATTATTTGCCCGGCGACGAAGGCGCTATATTTACAGGCGGTTATACACCCGGACCTATGGCTACCGACGAAGCTTTTACCTTACTTTCCGAAAGTACTTATCAAGGGATGGGTTATGTTATGGGAAATATAAGTTCAACCAACCTTGGAAATTTCAATAATTGGCATACATGGTATCAGGCTATCAGACAGTGCAATACCGTACTTCAGCGTATGGGTGAATGTGTTGACTGTTTGCCCGACACTGATTTTCCGCGTATTTTAGGATACACAAAATTCATTCGTGCCTATGCGTATTATCTTATATTGATGAACTACGGACCGTTTATTAATGTAGGCGACGAGGTGGTAGCCAACAACGAGCAGGTTGAGTTTTACGACAAACCACGCGATCTTTACGACGATTGTGTCGAATACGTTTGTGGACAATTTGAAGAAGCAGCAAAAAATTTACCGATAAAACATGCAATTATTGACTACGGTCGTCCTACCAGGGGCGCCGCTTATGCTCTTGTTGCACGTTTGAGACTGCAACATGCCAGCGAGCAATTCAATGGAGGAACATCAGCACGGCTGAATTTCGGTTCATGGAGGCGTAGCTATGATGACCAGCATTACATTCAGCAAACCTACGACCCGCGTCGATGGGCTGTAGCAGCGGCTGCCTGCAAAAGGGTAATATACATGGAGGATATACCAGGAGTAAAATATTACAAACTGCATAAATATGATTTGTATGATCATCAGGGTTTCGGGCTGCCGCAAAATGTTACGAGCGACCCCAATTATTATAATGATTGGAATGATGATCCATTTGCCGAAGGGGTTGAAGGTGGCGCCCACGGTATTTGCCCCTATCATTCTTATGTAACAATGTTCAATGGGGAAGCAGTGATGACCTCGAATCCGGAATTTATATGGGCGTGCCAGTCCAGGGCCATGCTCAACTCCACACAAACCGCTTTTCCGTTTACGGTTAACGGTTCCAGCGGATTAGGCATTACCCAAAAAATTATTGACGCGTATTCGATGGTTGACGGGCGTTCTATTTACGACTCAAGCAACGAATATCCATACAATGAAACAGAGTTTTTAATGATTGAAGACGACGAAAATGGTAATCCTATTGAATATATGAATCCTTTTCTTCAGTATCGCTTGTATGGCGGCGTAAACAATATGTATGTCAACAGGGAGGCCCGTTTTTATGCTTCTATCGGTTTTAGCGGATGTTTCTGGGAAAACAGATCGTCCTCTCAGGTTGGTATATATGATTATATTGCCCATTATTATGTTGATTCACCTGATGGAAAAGAAGGAGTGGCGACAAACCCCGAAAGATATCCGATAACAGGCTATGTATTAAAGAAATGGGTTCATCCAAGTGACGCATGGATAGGCGCCGGCGCCAGCCGTTTCAATAAACCGTACCCGATAATTCGTTATGCTGAAATATTGTTGGGGTATGCCGAGGCATTAAACCAAATAGATGGCAGCTATGAAATAGAAATGGACGGAAAGAAAGAAACGTTCACACGTGATAAAAACCATATCAGGCGTGCATTCAACGCGGTACGCTATCGTGCCGGATTACCCGGTTTGAACGAAGCTGATCTTGAAAGTCCATCATATGTATATGAAAAAATAAAAAACGAATGTATGATTGAATTTTTATGCGAAAACCGCCGTTATTTCGACGTCCGCAGGTGGGGTGA